One region of Mycolicibacterium lutetiense genomic DNA includes:
- a CDS encoding enoyl-CoA hydratase/isomerase family protein, whose translation MRTSPRLVTEQSDRVLTVAFDNPPRHFFDEQMSIELDNLTRELRRDSAIRAVVFTGRDDTYLTHFDVPSLIRGAESVPVRVGHGPARAVIAGARAAVANRSVDSVLRRTGLRNTLFLARTYGSLERLSRLDQVVITEINGLALGMGAIFALACDIRIMAEDTKIGLVESGIGLLAGASGTQRLTRIVGPAAAVELLLEGSWLTADDAVQIGIVHHVCPRERLRAFTVALADRMAARSPAVTREIKRAVYDSSTRPTAASMRREGAGLVRTLTDRDTKRSMAAYRTYLATNEPLTDEVILRGWERIGNSRQLHR comes from the coding sequence ATGAGAACCTCACCGCGACTGGTCACCGAACAATCCGATCGTGTGCTCACGGTGGCTTTCGACAACCCGCCGCGACACTTCTTCGACGAGCAGATGAGCATCGAATTAGACAATCTCACCAGGGAATTGCGCCGCGACTCGGCAATTCGGGCGGTGGTGTTCACGGGCCGCGATGACACATATCTCACTCATTTCGACGTACCGTCACTGATCCGGGGAGCCGAATCGGTGCCGGTGCGTGTCGGGCATGGCCCGGCCCGGGCCGTCATCGCGGGTGCGCGGGCGGCCGTCGCCAACCGGAGTGTGGATTCCGTGCTGCGTCGTACCGGTCTGCGAAACACCCTGTTCCTGGCCCGGACCTACGGGTCCCTGGAACGGCTTTCCCGGCTGGACCAGGTGGTGATCACCGAGATCAACGGTCTTGCCCTGGGGATGGGAGCGATATTCGCGCTGGCTTGTGACATCCGAATCATGGCCGAGGACACCAAGATCGGGTTGGTCGAGTCAGGAATCGGGCTGCTGGCGGGTGCCAGTGGGACCCAACGCCTCACCCGGATCGTGGGCCCCGCGGCCGCCGTCGAACTGCTTCTCGAAGGGAGCTGGCTAACGGCGGACGATGCTGTTCAAATCGGCATCGTCCACCATGTTTGTCCACGAGAACGACTGCGCGCGTTCACAGTAGCGCTCGCCGACCGCATGGCGGCCAGGTCGCCGGCCGTCACCCGGGAGATCAAACGCGCAGTCTACGACTCGAGCACCCGGCCGACCGCTGCCTCAATGCGGCGGGAAGGCGCGGGCCTGGTCCGGACGCTGACCGATCGGGACACCAAACGTTCGATGGCTGCCTACCGCACTTATCTCGCCACCAACGAGCCGTTGACCGACGAGGTGATCCTGCGTGGCTGGGAGCGCATCGGGAATTCGCGCCAACTTCATCGCTGA
- a CDS encoding M28 family metallopeptidase, with product MDPIAGEDVDSMGDLDGPADVDLMRRDVEELVRFDRRTAGAGERASARYLGERLGGLGVKDIANPTFRSQSSWAPAHLVHLALGAGLAALPHPVARWFGATVAGSYELEVSGRLQWARRLLPARRGVSVWARIPAAGRSRRTLVLCAHHDAAHMGAVWHPYAVAASRRLAATTGHAVPSHAIPLTALAAAAIPSRRIRIAAGAALALSATLMVQSMRSRTAPGANDNASGVAAVLELARQFVSSPLPETTVLVVFPGGEEAGNTGIKDWLHQYRRQLDPEHTLVINLDSVGSRGPVVVSAREALTNTLSADAVERAHRAAAELDLDLEQVSFPNATDAAIMTHTGLPAVSLLSVEDGWVSHLHRPSDTLDNVDWTTVSDAVRLAGQIARTWVRDAQDVVAA from the coding sequence ATGGATCCGATAGCGGGAGAGGATGTGGATTCGATGGGGGATCTCGACGGGCCGGCTGACGTCGACCTGATGCGGCGCGATGTGGAAGAGCTGGTCAGGTTCGATCGTCGAACTGCGGGCGCGGGCGAACGAGCTTCTGCGCGTTACCTCGGTGAGCGGCTGGGTGGGCTCGGTGTGAAAGACATCGCCAACCCGACATTCCGCAGTCAATCATCTTGGGCACCTGCACATCTCGTGCATCTCGCGCTGGGTGCCGGTCTCGCGGCGCTACCGCATCCGGTGGCGCGGTGGTTCGGTGCGACCGTCGCGGGGTCATACGAGCTCGAAGTCTCGGGGCGCTTGCAGTGGGCTCGTCGCCTCCTGCCGGCGCGGCGGGGCGTATCGGTGTGGGCGAGGATTCCCGCCGCAGGTCGCTCGCGACGCACGTTGGTGCTCTGCGCCCATCACGATGCCGCGCACATGGGCGCGGTGTGGCATCCGTACGCGGTCGCGGCGAGCCGTCGGCTGGCCGCGACCACCGGCCATGCGGTGCCCAGCCACGCCATCCCGTTGACCGCACTGGCGGCTGCCGCGATCCCGTCCCGCCGGATCAGGATCGCGGCCGGCGCTGCCTTGGCGCTGAGTGCGACGCTCATGGTGCAGTCGATGCGGAGCCGGACCGCCCCCGGGGCCAACGACAATGCCTCAGGTGTCGCCGCCGTGCTCGAGCTCGCCAGACAATTCGTATCTTCACCTCTCCCGGAAACCACCGTGCTGGTGGTGTTTCCGGGCGGCGAAGAGGCGGGTAACACAGGAATCAAGGACTGGCTGCACCAGTACCGGCGGCAACTGGACCCCGAGCACACCCTGGTGATCAATCTCGACTCGGTTGGCAGCCGTGGGCCGGTGGTCGTGTCTGCGCGAGAGGCGTTGACGAACACACTGTCGGCAGATGCGGTCGAGCGGGCCCATCGCGCCGCCGCCGAACTCGATCTGGACCTCGAGCAGGTCAGCTTCCCCAATGCCACCGACGCCGCGATCATGACCCACACCGGCCTGCCCGCGGTCTCGCTGTTGTCCGTGGAGGACGGGTGGGTCAGTCACCTGCATCGCCCGTCCGACACATTGGACAACGTCGACTGGACCACTGTGAGCGACGCTGTCCGCTTGGCGGGGCAGATCGCCCGCACGTGGGTGCGGGACGCACAGGATGTCGTGGCGGCATGA
- a CDS encoding saccharopine dehydrogenase NADP-binding domain-containing protein — MPDKLTHDVAVFGSTGYTGKQIVRELLAAGRSVVCVGRDLDKLNKLAADIGQSVRVEAAALSDRSRIEEICSYVRTVVNAAGSFVETCEPVAHAAIATGTHYVDISGEQRSIQYVFDELGAAAAGAGIALIPSAAFYAALADALVTLMAAETGRINTVDIAYHITDWTPSGSAYANFLRGMGQPIVQFDQGYVEVRTPLLRTAEFPGPVGTQTVFTYPAPDAITVPRHLDVGSVRTWMSAGTFGTPVPDRFVPLVIRGIGAALRSPFGSLAETLFSATTRSTHTRIDDDPTRFWISVRAEGESGVRMATLSAAGIFDLTAPIAASIVGSTLEDTFVATGAVSPAQIVEPRAFLDGLGGNGLTYELI, encoded by the coding sequence ATGCCTGACAAACTAACGCACGACGTCGCAGTCTTCGGATCCACCGGATACACCGGAAAGCAGATCGTCCGTGAACTTCTCGCTGCCGGCCGCTCTGTGGTGTGCGTGGGTCGCGATCTCGACAAACTGAACAAGCTGGCGGCTGATATCGGGCAGTCGGTTCGGGTGGAGGCCGCGGCCCTCAGCGACCGGTCGCGAATCGAGGAGATCTGCTCGTACGTGCGAACCGTCGTCAACGCGGCCGGGTCGTTTGTCGAAACCTGCGAACCGGTCGCCCACGCCGCGATCGCCACCGGGACCCACTACGTCGATATCAGCGGTGAGCAACGCTCGATCCAATACGTGTTCGACGAGCTGGGCGCTGCGGCAGCGGGCGCTGGTATCGCCCTGATTCCGTCCGCAGCGTTCTACGCGGCGCTCGCCGATGCGTTGGTCACCCTGATGGCGGCTGAAACGGGGCGGATCAACACCGTCGACATCGCGTACCACATCACAGACTGGACGCCGAGCGGTTCCGCCTATGCCAACTTCCTGCGCGGGATGGGGCAACCCATTGTCCAGTTCGACCAGGGGTACGTCGAGGTGAGAACACCCCTGCTCCGAACGGCTGAGTTTCCCGGTCCGGTGGGAACTCAGACGGTGTTCACCTACCCGGCACCGGATGCCATCACCGTACCGCGCCATCTCGACGTCGGATCCGTCCGAACATGGATGTCCGCCGGCACATTCGGCACCCCGGTACCGGACCGTTTCGTCCCGCTGGTGATCCGGGGGATCGGTGCGGCACTGCGGAGTCCATTCGGTTCGCTGGCCGAAACGTTGTTCAGCGCGACGACCCGGTCCACTCACACGCGAATCGACGACGACCCCACGCGGTTCTGGATATCGGTCAGGGCCGAAGGAGAATCGGGCGTACGGATGGCAACCCTGAGCGCCGCCGGCATCTTCGATCTGACGGCTCCCATCGCGGCCTCGATCGTGGGCTCAACTCTCGAGGACACATTCGTCGCCACCGGAGCTGTGAGCCCTGCGCAGATCGTCGAGCCGCGAGCTTTCCTCGACGGTCTTGGCGGGAACGGGCTCACATATGAGTTGATCTGA